CGCTGCAATCGACGAGCTTTGGGCCGAGGATGGCGTTTTCTACGACCCCAAAAGCGGCGCCCATCGTGGACGCGACGAGATCGATCGCGTCGCGGGCGCGATCAAGGCGACTCACCCTGAGTTTCGATATCAGCCAATCTCCGAGCCGGAGGAATTGGGCAATGGGGGACGCGTCCGATGGGTATCGGGCCGCCCCGGGGAGGCACCAGCGTATGCTGGGACTGATTTCATCATTGCCCGGGACGGGCGGATTGCCGCCGTCTATCTCTTTTTCGACAATCTTCCTTAAGACAACACGCGCGAACTCAATGAGATCGAATGCTTTGTTAAAGCAGTTGAGTTGAAAAGCCTGACGGCAGCAGCAAAAGCCCTAATCATATGGGTCAACGCTTTACAATTTACACGAATACAGTCGGCAGTATCTCAGATTGAATTTCCGCTGGCTCATTCCTAGAATGGTTCCATGCCGATTCCAGTCATCATGGCTGCCTATAATCCCGATTGGCCGCAGATGGCAGCCGGCTACGCGGAACAGTTGCGCGTCCTCGGCCCGGTCCTTATGACCGTCCATCATATCGGCTCGACCGCGGTGCCAGGGCTGGCGGCCAAGCCCATCTTCGATCTGATGCCGCTGGTCACCGATCTGGCCGACCTCGATCGGGAACGTGGGTGCATTGAGGCGCTCGGCTACGATTGGCTCGGCGAGTTGGGCATACCGGGACGGCGCTATTGTAAACGTGACGATGAAACCGGTACCCGCATTGTTCAGCTTCACTTTTTCCAGGCAGATTCGCCCCACGTCGAGCGTCACATCGCCTTTAGAAACTATTTGCGCGCGCATCCCGAAGTGGCCCGCGCTTACGAAACCGAAAAACGCCGGGCGCGAGACCTTCACCCGAATGATTCATATGCCTACACGGATGAGAAGGCCGCGTGGATTCAAAAAACGGAAGCCACCGCACTGATTTGGTTTGCCGAACAGAATCCCGTAAAGCGGTAAAGGGGCCAGTCCTTGGTATTGACGCTCGGAAACTGGGCCCAGATCTCATCATAAAACAATCCGGCCTCCAGCTCGACCGACCAAACCCCGCAGATGGCTTGATAACACCGTAAGAAACGATAAAATGCGGGTCAATGAGACTGACTGTCACGCCGCGGTCGCGGGGCGAAATATCGGTCAACCGCACAACAACCAAAATTCATCAAGGTGTGTAAATGAATCGTATCATCAGACTGGTGGTCATCTTCGGTTGCGTTGTCATTCCGATAGCCGCCCTTTATGCCAAGGTGAATGTTTCAGAAGCGCCGCCGCCGAGCAGTCCAGTCTTGATTGCTTTTGGGAACAGCCAGAGTTACCGCGGTATCAACATGCCGAGTCCCGATCTGCGGGGTAATTTTTGGAACAGCGTTGGGGCGGACGCGGTTAATGGCCCCCTGAAGAACGCCGCCGGCGAGGTGACGACCATGGGCCTGAGTTTTCAGTCCGCAGCCGGAACCGACTATTACAACGGCCCTTCCGGAGCGACTCAGGATCCCAGCGCCTGCGTCATTGACGCGGACGCGCTCGGCAACCTGGGCGTCAAGGAAGCCGTGTACCACTATTACGTGAATTCAAAGTTCCAAATTCAAGGGCTGGATCCGACGAAGGTTTACTCGCTGACCTTCTTCGGATCGCATAAGTACAGCCCTAGCGATTACACAACCTACTTCGTTTGCAGTGACGCGAGTTACTCGAGGGTGGTCACTTCCATTAGCCTCTATGTACAGAGTCCCGGCAACCCTGCGGCCCACAATTCGAACAAAGTAGCCACCATTAGCGGACTGGCCCCGCAGAGCAACGGCATCATCTACATCAAGTTCCAGGGGACGAACCGCGACCCGAGTGTTGGTGGTTATCTGAACTGTATGCAGATCGTTGATATCCCCCGGACGAATGCCCCACCGCCCAAGTTGGTGAATCCATCACCATAGACTCTTACCGTGAAAGATTGATGGTGTCGTTTGGGTCAACTCCGTATTCTGGACACACTTCATAAACCGCCCGCGCCACTCCCGCCGACTTCCCTCTTTCCCGTTTCGTCGTTATGGATAGTGCTATCTATAGTCTTCTCGCCCACATCCACCGCCAAAAAAGGGAGAGGCCAACCTGGCCTCTCCGCTTGTCAGGCCTTCGGGAACGCCGAAGACCTCTGTCTGTTGGATTACCCTCGACTGCGTTAGTGGCGAGCCGACGCGTGCTGCGTCTCGTGTGCGGGCAGACCAAACGCGTGTTCCGTGTTGATCTGGAAGTACTCGTTCCGCGCCGCCTTCGACGTCAGTGGTTCAAGGAACCGCTTCAGATTGTCCAGCGAATCCGCTTCCCACACGCAATCGGCCCGCCGGCCGTCCGCGCTGGGTAGATAGAAAACCGCCTTCAGACCTTTCGGCAATCTCCCCTGCTCGACCATCGGGCCGATCTGGCTCGTGGTCTCCTCCCACGTCTTGGGATCCGTGATGTTGTGATGAATCGCTACGAACATGACTACTGACTCCTTTTGGTTGAGTTAACTGCGTTCGCCATTGCGGTACGATTCCTACCGCCCCCATGACATCCTACAAACGCTAGCACCCCTCCCAACGAATGCAAAAAATTATTTGTGACATTTTCTCTGAACAAGCGACCGGGGGTTTTGCCTTACGGTATCAGCCGTACGCGATAGCCGAAGGCTGCACTAGCAGCCTGGAGCCGAGTCAGACGAGACGCCAGCTTCGCTGGCAAACCCGCGATGTTGTTTCGCGGCAACATTACCTATGGGACCAATCTTACACGGTAATACCGCGCGGGTGAATTCGTCGCGCCGCCGACATCGAGGTAGTTGGTCGTGACGCCCGGGCCGGCAGAATTCGTCACGACGAAGATGTCCGTGAAACCATTCGTCGTATAAATGCCACCGACCCCACCGGCCGAGACCTGCAAAGCATTGGTCAGCCCGGGGGCCATCAGCCAGGTAATGAACAGGTCATTGCCCTGCGGGGTGATCGCTGTGATTTGGAATGCATTCGTGTTGAAGATCACCTTGCTCACGATGAGCGCGCCTCCGGTGTGGATGAACTGTCCGCAGGTATTCGTCAGGATCAGCACATCCGTCTTCAGCAGGCCCGCACTCAAAATCAATTGACCGTTGCGCACGTCAATGTAGGCATTGTGCGCCGCGTTGGTCACATACAAA
This portion of the Verrucomicrobiia bacterium genome encodes:
- a CDS encoding nuclear transport factor 2 family protein, giving the protein MPNSISTLLLRNLSDVFGENDPVRRRAAIDELWAEDGVFYDPKSGAHRGRDEIDRVAGAIKATHPEFRYQPISEPEELGNGGRVRWVSGRPGEAPAYAGTDFIIARDGRIAAVYLFFDNLP
- a CDS encoding GrpB family protein translates to MPIPVIMAAYNPDWPQMAAGYAEQLRVLGPVLMTVHHIGSTAVPGLAAKPIFDLMPLVTDLADLDRERGCIEALGYDWLGELGIPGRRYCKRDDETGTRIVQLHFFQADSPHVERHIAFRNYLRAHPEVARAYETEKRRARDLHPNDSYAYTDEKAAWIQKTEATALIWFAEQNPVKR